In a genomic window of Mycolicibacter heraklionensis:
- the alkX gene encoding TetR family transcriptional regulator AlkX: protein MKRIPYAEASRALLRDSVLDAMRELLTRRDWSSITLAAVAEAAGVSRQTIYNEFGSRQGLAQGYAIRLADRLVDAVDRAMSNNVGDIHAAFLEGFRAFFSDSAADPLVISLLTGAAKPDLLQIITTDSGPIITRSSARLTSSFMHSWVKVSEDDAGILARAVVRLAMSYVSMPPEADHDVAADLARLFTPAAQTYGVVDAE from the coding sequence GTGAAACGCATCCCCTACGCCGAGGCATCCCGGGCGCTGCTGCGCGACTCGGTGCTCGATGCGATGCGGGAGCTGCTGACCCGCCGGGACTGGTCGTCGATCACGCTGGCCGCGGTGGCCGAGGCGGCCGGGGTCAGTAGGCAGACCATCTACAACGAGTTCGGCTCACGCCAGGGGTTGGCGCAGGGCTATGCGATCCGGCTGGCCGACCGCCTGGTCGACGCTGTGGACCGCGCCATGTCCAACAACGTCGGCGACATCCACGCGGCGTTCCTGGAGGGGTTCCGGGCCTTCTTCTCCGATTCGGCCGCCGACCCGCTGGTGATCTCGCTGCTGACCGGGGCCGCCAAGCCCGACCTGCTGCAGATCATCACCACCGACAGCGGCCCGATCATCACCCGCAGCTCAGCGCGGCTGACGTCGTCGTTCATGCACAGCTGGGTCAAGGTCAGCGAAGACGACGCCGGAATCCTGGCCCGGGCCGTGGTGCGGCTGGCCATGAGCTATGTCTCCATGCCGCCGGAAGCCGATCACGACGTGGCTGCCGACCTGGCCCGACTGTTCACCCCGGCGGCACAGACCTACGGCGTCGTCGACGCCGAATGA
- a CDS encoding alkane 1-monooxygenase, which produces MSIQTAEVWRDKKRYLWLMGLIAPTVMFTMLPFIWAMNRFGWHLAAQVPFWIGPILVYVLLPALDLRFGVDGQNPPDELMAQLENDRYYRYCTYAYIPCQYASLVLGAYLFTATDLGWLGVEGSLSWFAKIGLALSVGTLGGVGINTAHELGHKRDRLERWLSKITLAQVCYGHFYVEHNRGHHVRVATPEDPASGRFGETFWEFLPRSVFGGLRSAWQLEAARLRRLDKGPWRLSNDVLNAWLMSVVLWGVLIAVFGPALIPFVVIQAVYGFSLLESVNYIEHYGLLRQTRANGRYERCTPEHSWNSDHLVTNLFLYHLQRHSDHHANPTRRYQTLRSFSDSPNLPSGYASLIGLTYLPPLWRRLMDHRVLAHYGGDITRVNIDPRRRAKILARYRGADAAAV; this is translated from the coding sequence ATGAGCATCCAGACCGCGGAGGTGTGGCGGGACAAGAAGCGATACCTCTGGTTGATGGGCTTGATCGCTCCGACCGTGATGTTCACCATGCTGCCGTTCATCTGGGCGATGAACCGGTTCGGCTGGCATCTGGCCGCGCAGGTGCCGTTCTGGATCGGGCCGATCCTGGTCTACGTGCTGCTGCCGGCGCTGGATCTGCGGTTCGGGGTTGACGGGCAGAACCCGCCCGACGAGCTGATGGCGCAGTTGGAGAATGACCGGTACTACCGCTACTGCACCTACGCCTACATTCCGTGCCAGTACGCCAGCCTCGTCCTGGGCGCCTACCTGTTCACCGCCACCGATCTGGGCTGGCTGGGAGTCGAGGGGTCTCTCAGCTGGTTCGCCAAGATCGGGCTGGCGCTGTCGGTGGGCACCTTGGGCGGCGTCGGCATCAACACCGCGCATGAGCTGGGGCACAAGAGGGATCGGCTCGAGCGCTGGCTGTCCAAGATCACCTTGGCGCAGGTCTGCTACGGGCACTTCTACGTCGAGCACAACCGCGGCCACCACGTGCGGGTGGCCACCCCCGAAGACCCGGCGTCGGGCCGGTTCGGTGAGACCTTCTGGGAGTTCCTGCCGCGCAGCGTCTTCGGTGGTCTGCGCTCGGCCTGGCAGCTGGAGGCCGCACGGTTGCGCCGGTTGGACAAGGGACCCTGGCGACTGTCCAACGACGTGCTCAACGCCTGGCTGATGTCGGTGGTGCTGTGGGGAGTGCTGATCGCGGTGTTCGGCCCGGCGCTCATCCCGTTCGTCGTCATCCAGGCCGTCTACGGCTTCTCTCTGCTGGAGTCGGTCAACTACATCGAGCACTACGGCCTGCTGCGGCAGACCCGTGCGAATGGCCGTTATGAACGCTGCACGCCCGAACACAGTTGGAACTCCGACCATCTGGTGACCAACCTGTTCCTCTACCACCTGCAGCGACACAGCGACCACCACGCCAACCCCACCCGGCGATACCAGACGCTGCGCAGCTTCTCCGATTCGCCGAACCTGCCCAGCGGATACGCGTCGCTGATCGGGCTCACCTACCTCCCGCCGCTGTGGCGCAGGCTGATGGACCACCGGGTGCTGGCGCACTACGGCGGCGACATCACCCGGGTCAACATCGACCCACGCCGGCGCGCGAAGATCCTGGCCCGTTATCGCGGGGCCGACGCGGCAGCGGTGTGA
- a CDS encoding adenylate/guanylate cyclase domain-containing protein: MTTAGSSAGARPRTAVRIRDYAAGLAFAHLLTSAEAIAVVVSLNGETPLTDSSLLSVPNLVLVAVLVTLGTATVVAAGSASIAPSVRWYTAGAPPDRGHHRAAINILRRQSVIVLGTWLIGGAIGMAAIHSHNLGLIVLLSSIIVFGGTASLSTSMLFTQRTLRPIVAAAWQGSDVRATAPGVLARLVTMWFVTCALPSAAIIALIVCRQMGWIIDPDSSVEIPVLVLCVVAVLLGVRAMILVSRSISDPVGEVVKAMARVERGEMTASVGVYEQSEIGRLQTGFNRMVAGLAERDRLQDLFGRHVGSDVARLAVEQDLALAGSVQEVAILFIDLVGSTELAATHPPDEVAGVLNDFFRIVVDAVDTQRGSINKFQGDAALAVFGAPVPSVHAATAALATARTLIARLRRLPLVDFGIGVSAGPVFAGNIGSENRYEYTVVGDAVNEAARLADRAKAVTARVLCSATALERADDDERAHWVHHGSAILRGRAQPTEMSMPITEPATWGDLAAGHVPDSEDGL, from the coding sequence ATGACGACTGCAGGTTCGAGCGCAGGCGCGCGGCCGCGTACCGCCGTCCGGATCCGCGACTACGCGGCCGGACTGGCCTTCGCCCACCTGCTGACCAGCGCCGAGGCGATCGCGGTGGTGGTGTCGCTCAACGGGGAGACCCCACTCACCGACTCCTCCTTGCTGTCGGTACCGAACCTGGTGCTGGTGGCGGTACTGGTGACGCTGGGCACCGCGACTGTCGTCGCCGCGGGCAGCGCCAGCATCGCGCCGTCGGTGCGCTGGTACACCGCCGGAGCCCCGCCCGACCGCGGACACCACCGCGCAGCCATCAACATCCTGCGCCGGCAGTCGGTGATCGTGCTCGGGACCTGGCTGATCGGCGGGGCGATCGGCATGGCCGCGATCCACTCCCACAACTTGGGACTGATCGTGCTGCTCAGCTCGATCATCGTGTTCGGGGGTACCGCGTCGCTGAGCACCAGCATGCTGTTCACCCAGCGCACCTTGCGCCCGATCGTGGCCGCCGCCTGGCAGGGATCCGACGTCCGCGCGACCGCCCCCGGCGTGCTGGCCCGGCTGGTGACGATGTGGTTCGTCACCTGTGCGCTGCCGTCGGCGGCCATCATCGCGCTGATCGTCTGCCGGCAGATGGGCTGGATCATCGACCCGGACTCGTCGGTGGAGATCCCGGTGCTGGTGCTGTGCGTGGTGGCGGTGCTGCTCGGCGTCCGTGCCATGATCCTGGTGTCGCGCTCGATCTCCGATCCGGTCGGCGAGGTGGTCAAGGCCATGGCCCGGGTCGAGCGCGGCGAGATGACCGCGTCGGTCGGCGTCTACGAGCAGTCCGAGATCGGTCGGCTGCAAACCGGATTCAATCGCATGGTGGCCGGCCTGGCCGAACGCGACCGACTCCAGGACCTGTTCGGCCGCCATGTCGGTTCCGACGTCGCCCGGCTGGCGGTGGAGCAGGATCTCGCGCTTGCCGGCTCGGTGCAAGAGGTTGCGATCCTGTTCATCGACCTGGTGGGGTCAACCGAGTTGGCGGCCACCCACCCGCCCGACGAGGTCGCCGGGGTGCTCAACGACTTCTTCCGCATCGTGGTGGATGCCGTCGACACACAGCGCGGTTCGATCAACAAGTTTCAGGGCGATGCGGCGCTGGCGGTGTTCGGCGCTCCAGTCCCGTCCGTTCACGCGGCCACGGCGGCACTGGCCACTGCCCGCACCCTGATCGCCCGGCTTCGCCGGCTGCCGCTGGTGGACTTCGGGATCGGCGTCTCGGCGGGTCCGGTGTTCGCCGGCAACATCGGCAGCGAAAACCGCTACGAGTACACCGTGGTCGGCGATGCCGTCAACGAGGCCGCGCGGCTGGCCGACCGCGCCAAGGCCGTCACGGCTCGGGTGTTGTGTTCGGCGACCGCGCTGGAACGCGCCGACGACGACGAGCGGGCGCATTGGGTGCACCATGGCTCGGCGATATTGCGCGGCCGCGCGCAGCCCACCGAAATGTCAATGCCGATCACCGAGCCCGCGACCTGGGGTGACCTGGCTGCTGGGCACGTGCCAGACTCCGAGGATGGCTTATGA
- a CDS encoding alpha/beta fold hydrolase, which produces MAYDIARPQMEGNIAVGEDRQLGFAEFGAPQGRAVFWLHGTPGARRQIPVEARLYATEANIRLIGVDRPGIGSSTPFQYETVSQFADDLRTVADTLGIDKMAVIGLSGGGPYTLACAAAMPERVVAAGILGGVAPAVGPEAIDSNLMRLARLAEPVLDRAGRPISVLAAGLIRMVRPVASPALELYARLSPEGDREMLSRPEFKAMFLDDLLNGSRKQLAAPIADAVLFARPWGFRLVDVKVPVHWWHGDADHIVPFSHGKHAVALLPDARLYPIPGESHLAGLGRAEEILCTLLQAWDEADEPTP; this is translated from the coding sequence ATGGCTTATGACATCGCCCGCCCGCAGATGGAGGGGAACATCGCCGTCGGCGAGGACCGTCAGCTCGGCTTCGCCGAATTCGGTGCTCCGCAGGGCCGGGCGGTGTTCTGGCTGCACGGCACGCCCGGCGCCCGCCGGCAGATTCCCGTCGAAGCACGGCTGTATGCCACCGAAGCCAACATCCGCCTGATCGGAGTGGACCGGCCCGGGATCGGTTCCTCGACCCCTTTCCAGTACGAGACGGTGTCCCAGTTCGCCGATGACCTGCGCACCGTCGCCGACACCCTCGGGATCGACAAGATGGCGGTCATCGGGCTGTCCGGTGGCGGCCCCTACACGCTGGCGTGCGCGGCGGCCATGCCCGAGCGGGTGGTGGCGGCCGGCATTCTGGGCGGTGTCGCCCCGGCAGTGGGCCCCGAAGCCATCGACAGCAACCTGATGCGGCTGGCCCGACTCGCCGAGCCGGTGCTCGACCGCGCCGGACGCCCCATCAGCGTGCTGGCCGCCGGACTGATCCGGATGGTCCGGCCGGTGGCCTCGCCTGCGCTGGAGCTTTACGCGAGGCTCTCGCCCGAGGGCGACCGCGAGATGCTGTCTCGTCCGGAGTTCAAGGCGATGTTCCTCGATGACCTGCTCAACGGGTCCCGCAAGCAGCTCGCCGCGCCGATCGCCGATGCCGTCCTGTTCGCCCGCCCCTGGGGCTTCCGGCTCGTTGACGTGAAGGTGCCGGTGCACTGGTGGCACGGCGACGCCGATCACATTGTCCCGTTCTCCCATGGCAAACACGCGGTGGCGCTGCTGCCCGACGCCCGGCTCTACCCGATTCCCGGGGAGAGCCATCTGGCCGGACTGGGCCGCGCCGAAGAGATTCTGTGCACCTTGCTTCAGGCCTGGGACGAGGCGGACGAGCCGACACCATGA
- a CDS encoding PaaI family thioesterase, whose translation MTAPQSIRELFAQLGLQEVPSAEGTLTLEMPVDERVVNTSGGLQGGLIATMADVAAGQLAARSTQFGNGIATTDLFIRYLRPITIGPARAVASILRTGRRSVVAQVDIYRGNDDQLAATATVNFAAIELPG comes from the coding sequence ATGACCGCGCCGCAATCGATCCGGGAGTTGTTCGCCCAACTCGGTCTGCAGGAGGTGCCGTCGGCCGAGGGCACCCTGACATTGGAGATGCCGGTCGACGAGCGGGTGGTCAACACCTCCGGCGGGCTGCAGGGCGGATTGATCGCCACCATGGCCGACGTGGCGGCCGGCCAGCTCGCCGCCCGCAGCACACAATTCGGCAACGGCATCGCCACAACGGATCTGTTCATCCGCTACCTACGGCCGATCACGATCGGGCCTGCCCGGGCGGTCGCGTCCATCTTGCGCACCGGCCGGCGCTCGGTGGTGGCCCAGGTCGACATCTACCGCGGCAATGACGATCAGCTCGCCGCCACCGCGACGGTGAACTTCGCCGCCATCGAGCTGCCTGGCTGA
- a CDS encoding type I-U CRISPR-associated protein Cas7: protein MPKLSFPQLTAACQAGGGSTLTVSTELAPAGGPHAAVSPAPRAGRSASPAETRLIDGKPTTTVLIDDNQSQVQRVEAVILQGIHDQHPILSRVPRMEVSYEGGRLVYTDLELPQRIFDGHFLTGSIDGKPAIAHPAYRMARESTPDNARALLELSPGSLVFGAIDAALGTGQSRFRGVLSGEIIGVLVDGAPADSRAVSDTGVCCSRIIRTQVLSFAALRQLRFDCGPAGDEAGRVLLAAYALAGLARSNAELSIRANCDLVETGPTTLKLDARDGEFVELAALSIAEADELLERALVEAYREADISWRGQVLRVAGNSAAYTAAQNGGAPQDTPVVHAPRRFRLPHFIESRLSTPN, encoded by the coding sequence TTGCCCAAACTTTCCTTCCCGCAGCTCACTGCGGCCTGCCAGGCCGGTGGCGGCAGCACTCTGACCGTGTCCACCGAGCTGGCACCCGCCGGTGGGCCGCACGCCGCGGTCAGCCCGGCTCCCCGCGCTGGGCGCTCCGCGTCGCCCGCCGAGACCCGCCTGATCGACGGCAAGCCGACCACGACGGTGCTCATCGACGACAACCAGAGCCAGGTCCAGCGCGTCGAAGCCGTGATCCTGCAGGGCATCCATGACCAGCACCCGATATTGAGCCGGGTGCCGCGCATGGAGGTCTCCTACGAGGGCGGCCGGTTGGTGTACACCGACCTTGAACTGCCGCAACGGATTTTCGACGGACACTTTCTCACCGGCTCCATCGACGGCAAGCCCGCTATCGCACACCCCGCCTACCGAATGGCCCGCGAGAGCACACCGGACAACGCCCGCGCACTCCTGGAATTGAGCCCCGGCAGTCTGGTCTTCGGTGCGATCGACGCCGCCCTCGGAACGGGCCAAAGCCGTTTCCGCGGTGTGCTGTCGGGCGAGATCATCGGTGTACTCGTCGATGGTGCACCAGCGGATTCCCGCGCGGTGTCGGACACCGGCGTGTGCTGCAGCCGGATCATCCGCACCCAGGTGCTCAGCTTCGCCGCGCTGCGGCAGCTGCGGTTCGACTGCGGTCCGGCCGGGGATGAGGCGGGCCGTGTCCTGCTGGCCGCCTATGCGCTGGCCGGGTTGGCGCGCTCCAACGCCGAATTGAGCATCCGGGCCAACTGCGACCTGGTGGAAACCGGTCCCACCACGCTCAAACTCGATGCCCGCGACGGAGAATTCGTCGAGTTGGCGGCGTTGTCGATCGCCGAGGCCGACGAGCTGCTGGAGCGGGCTCTGGTGGAGGCTTACCGGGAAGCCGACATCAGCTGGCGCGGCCAGGTGCTGCGCGTGGCCGGTAATTCCGCGGCCTACACCGCCGCCCAGAACGGCGGTGCACCCCAGGACACACCGGTGGTGCATGCGCCTCGGCGGTTCCGGCTGCCGCACTTCATCGAAAGCCGGCTGAGTACGCCGAACTGA
- a CDS encoding cation diffusion facilitator family transporter: MSSSGSTRAIVAALAANAGIAVAKFIGYLITGSAAMLAEAVHSVVDTSNQALLLFGQRAATKAPDALHPFGHGRSRYFWSFVVALVLFSLGSMFALYEGYEKVRHPVELSSPVVAIAILLVAIGLETYSFRTALRESRPLKGEGSWWRFLRTSRNPELPVVLLEDTAALIGLALALIGVGLSVVTGNPVWDGVGTLGISALLGAVAVFLMVEMHSLLIGEGATAAEDQAIRAALEGTENVTRLIHIRTQYLGPDEMLVGAKIALVPRLDLAGVAATIDAAEANIRAAVPAALVIYLEPDLDRTPVPHSVEQKG; encoded by the coding sequence GTGTCGTCCTCGGGTAGTACCAGGGCCATCGTCGCGGCGCTGGCGGCCAACGCCGGTATCGCGGTGGCGAAGTTCATCGGCTACCTGATCACCGGTAGCGCCGCCATGCTCGCCGAAGCGGTGCACTCGGTGGTCGACACCTCTAATCAGGCGCTGCTGCTGTTCGGCCAGCGCGCCGCCACCAAAGCGCCCGACGCGCTGCACCCGTTCGGGCACGGCCGCAGCCGCTACTTCTGGTCGTTCGTCGTAGCGCTGGTGCTGTTCAGCCTGGGCTCGATGTTCGCGCTGTACGAGGGCTACGAGAAGGTTCGCCACCCGGTCGAGCTGAGTTCGCCGGTGGTGGCGATCGCGATCCTGCTGGTGGCTATCGGGTTGGAGACCTACAGTTTTCGCACCGCGCTGCGCGAGTCGCGCCCGCTCAAGGGCGAGGGCAGCTGGTGGCGGTTTCTGCGCACGTCCCGCAACCCCGAGCTTCCGGTGGTCCTGCTGGAGGACACCGCGGCGCTGATCGGTCTGGCACTGGCACTCATCGGGGTCGGGCTGAGCGTGGTCACCGGAAACCCGGTGTGGGACGGCGTGGGGACGCTGGGCATCAGTGCGCTGCTGGGGGCGGTCGCGGTCTTCCTGATGGTCGAGATGCACAGCCTGCTGATCGGCGAGGGCGCCACCGCCGCCGAAGATCAAGCCATTCGCGCGGCGCTGGAGGGAACCGAGAACGTCACGCGCCTGATCCATATCCGCACCCAGTACCTGGGCCCGGACGAGATGCTGGTGGGGGCCAAGATCGCGCTGGTTCCTCGTCTTGACCTGGCCGGCGTCGCGGCGACCATCGACGCCGCCGAAGCCAACATCCGCGCGGCTGTACCCGCGGCGCTGGTCATCTATCTCGAGCCGGACCTGGACCGGACGCCTGTGCCACACTCGGTGGAGCAGAAAGGTTGA
- the manA gene encoding mannose-6-phosphate isomerase, class I, with product MEQLRGAIRTYAWGSRTAIAEFTGRPVPAAHPEAELWLGAHPGDPACLETDTGEVSLLSVLTRDPEGQLGPVAQARFGDRLPFLVKVLAADEPLSLQAHPSAMQAIEGYEREERLGVPVSSPIRNYRDTSHKPELLVALQPFEALAGFRPVARTIELLRALAVSDLDPFIDLLGGQSGDGQSDAQCDADGLRALFTTWITAPQPDLDVLVPAVLEGAIQYLSSEAGEFSAEAKTVLELGERYPGDAGVLASLLLNRVSLAPGEAIFVSAGNLHTYLHGVGLEVMANSDNVLRGGLTPKHVDVPELLRVLDFTPTTEEALRPATYTDGLEVVYQTPAEEFALSRLTLDGTHLGHEVDAPARHEGPQILLCTEGSITVHAKSKTLTLHRGESAWVPCDDGPIRLLAQQPAALFRATIGL from the coding sequence GTGGAACAACTACGCGGTGCGATACGGACCTACGCCTGGGGCTCGAGGACAGCTATCGCCGAGTTCACCGGGCGCCCGGTGCCGGCGGCGCATCCGGAGGCCGAGCTGTGGTTGGGCGCACACCCGGGGGATCCGGCCTGCCTGGAGACCGATACCGGCGAAGTGTCGTTGCTCAGTGTTCTGACCCGAGACCCGGAGGGTCAGCTGGGCCCGGTGGCCCAGGCGCGGTTCGGTGACCGGCTGCCGTTTCTGGTCAAGGTGCTGGCCGCCGACGAGCCGCTGTCGCTGCAAGCCCACCCCAGTGCCATGCAGGCGATCGAGGGCTACGAGCGCGAAGAGCGGCTCGGGGTCCCGGTGTCCTCGCCGATCCGCAACTACCGCGACACCAGCCACAAGCCGGAACTGCTGGTGGCGCTGCAGCCGTTTGAGGCGCTGGCCGGATTCCGGCCGGTGGCGCGCACCATCGAGCTGCTGAGGGCGCTGGCGGTATCCGACCTGGACCCGTTCATCGACCTGCTCGGCGGCCAGTCCGGTGACGGCCAATCCGATGCGCAGTGCGACGCCGACGGGCTTCGGGCGCTGTTCACCACCTGGATCACCGCACCCCAACCCGATCTGGACGTGTTGGTGCCCGCAGTGCTCGAAGGGGCCATCCAGTACCTCAGCTCCGAGGCCGGCGAGTTCTCCGCGGAAGCCAAGACGGTGCTCGAACTGGGGGAGCGGTATCCCGGGGATGCCGGTGTGCTGGCCTCGCTGCTGCTCAACCGGGTCAGCCTGGCGCCAGGAGAGGCCATCTTCGTGTCGGCCGGCAACCTGCACACCTACCTGCATGGCGTGGGTCTTGAGGTGATGGCCAACTCCGACAACGTGTTGCGTGGCGGACTGACGCCCAAACACGTCGACGTTCCGGAGTTGCTGCGGGTGCTGGATTTCACCCCCACCACCGAGGAGGCGCTGCGGCCGGCCACCTATACCGACGGACTCGAGGTGGTCTACCAGACTCCCGCCGAGGAATTCGCGCTGTCGCGGCTGACGCTTGACGGCACCCACCTCGGCCACGAGGTGGATGCGCCGGCGCGCCACGAAGGTCCGCAGATTCTGCTGTGCACCGAGGGCTCGATCACGGTGCACGCCAAGTCCAAGACGTTGACGCTGCACCGGGGCGAGTCGGCCTGGGTGCCCTGCGACGACGGGCCGATCCGTCTGCTCGCCCAGCAGCCGGCCGCCCTGTTCCGGGCCACGATAGGCCTGTGA
- a CDS encoding TobH protein gives MTAFSGSFSTVDLDDTEALLAADHDGALWAASMAGAQVRATAAAVDEGALDAVRSESRDYPPRTVIWLSTRGTAATAGSLLAATRGDSARAPLVLAAEAPSWIGSLDVLIVAGDDPGDPALVAAAAAGVRRGARVVVVAPYEGPLRDATAGRVAVLEPRIAVAAEFGLPRYLAAGLAVMDALEADGAAARTDLGALADELDAEALRNSAARELFTNPAKMLADRIVGRDVALAGDCAATLALARHGCAAMLRIGRTTVAATGLADAVIALRARSAGGRDVPDIFHDEQIDGPAVDRLRVLVLTLAAERTVVAARINGLHDVDLVAAGDVPVAAGASEETAGPTQGLSPSGPGRAEEQLAVLAVRLEMAAAYVRLLRG, from the coding sequence GTGACCGCGTTCTCCGGCTCTTTCTCCACCGTCGACCTCGATGACACCGAGGCCCTGTTGGCGGCTGACCACGACGGCGCGCTGTGGGCCGCGTCGATGGCCGGGGCGCAGGTGCGCGCGACCGCCGCAGCGGTCGACGAAGGCGCGTTGGATGCCGTGCGCAGCGAAAGCCGTGACTACCCGCCGCGGACCGTTATCTGGCTGTCCACCCGCGGTACCGCCGCCACGGCCGGGAGTCTGCTGGCCGCCACGCGCGGCGATTCGGCGCGCGCGCCGCTGGTGCTGGCCGCCGAGGCCCCGTCCTGGATCGGGTCGCTGGACGTACTGATCGTCGCCGGCGACGACCCGGGCGACCCGGCGCTGGTCGCTGCGGCTGCGGCCGGAGTACGTCGCGGAGCACGGGTGGTGGTGGTCGCGCCCTATGAGGGGCCGCTCCGGGACGCCACCGCCGGCCGCGTGGCAGTGCTGGAGCCGCGGATCGCCGTCGCGGCGGAGTTCGGCCTGCCGCGCTACCTGGCCGCCGGGCTGGCCGTCATGGACGCGCTGGAGGCCGACGGTGCGGCTGCACGGACCGACCTGGGCGCGCTGGCCGACGAACTCGACGCCGAGGCGCTGCGCAACAGTGCCGCGCGTGAGCTGTTCACCAACCCGGCGAAGATGTTGGCCGACCGGATTGTCGGCCGCGACGTCGCGTTGGCCGGCGATTGCGCGGCAACCCTGGCGCTGGCGCGGCACGGCTGCGCGGCGATGCTGCGGATCGGTCGGACCACGGTGGCGGCCACCGGGCTGGCCGACGCGGTGATCGCACTGCGGGCACGGTCCGCGGGTGGTCGCGACGTCCCCGACATCTTTCACGACGAACAGATCGACGGTCCGGCCGTCGACCGGTTGCGGGTGCTGGTCCTGACGCTGGCCGCCGAGCGTACCGTGGTGGCGGCCCGAATCAACGGCTTGCACGATGTCGACCTGGTAGCAGCCGGGGACGTACCGGTGGCAGCGGGCGCCTCGGAGGAAACCGCGGGCCCGACCCAGGGGCTGTCTCCGAGCGGCCCGGGCCGGGCCGAAGAGCAGCTTGCGGTGTTGGCCGTGCGGTTGGAGATGGCCGCCGCCTACGTGCGACTTTTGCGGGGTTGA
- a CDS encoding phosphomannomutase/phosphoglucomutase, whose translation MSRPAAAVHRVIKAYDVRGLVGSEIDESLVTEVGSSFARLMAEEGARQVVIGHDMRDSSPVLSAAFAEGVVARGLDVVRIGLASTDQLYFASGALDCPGAMFTASHNPAAYNGIKLCRAGAKPVGADTGLGRIRDELIAGVDPAGDGQGSRGSVTDRDVLADYAAFLHSLVDISGLRPLRVAVDAGNGMAGHTAPAVFGSVGAITLLPLYFELDGNFPNHEANPLDPANLTDLQAFVREQGADIGLAFDGDADRCFVVDERGEPVSPSAVTGLVAARELAREPGATVIHNLITSHAVPELVTERGGTPLRSRVGHSYIKALMAETGAIFGGEHSAHYYFRDFWGADSGMLAALHVLAALGEQQRPLSELTADYQRYAASGEINFTVSDAQACVDAVVSSFGDQVTVDHLDGVTVDLGAGSWFNLRSSNTEPLLRLNVEAPDAAAVDAVVAQVSEQIARQGQAVTAAEKSRP comes from the coding sequence ATGTCTCGGCCCGCTGCGGCTGTCCACCGTGTGATCAAGGCGTACGACGTACGCGGCCTGGTCGGTTCGGAGATCGATGAATCCCTCGTCACCGAGGTCGGATCCTCGTTTGCTCGGCTGATGGCCGAGGAAGGCGCCCGGCAGGTGGTGATCGGCCACGACATGCGGGACAGTTCGCCAGTGCTGTCGGCCGCGTTCGCCGAGGGCGTGGTTGCCCGCGGCCTGGATGTGGTCCGGATCGGGCTGGCGTCGACCGACCAGCTCTATTTCGCCTCCGGGGCGCTGGACTGCCCGGGTGCGATGTTCACCGCCAGCCACAACCCGGCCGCCTACAACGGCATCAAGCTCTGTCGGGCGGGTGCCAAGCCGGTGGGCGCCGACACCGGCCTGGGCCGGATCCGCGATGAGCTGATCGCCGGTGTCGACCCGGCGGGCGACGGCCAGGGGTCGCGCGGCAGCGTCACCGACCGCGACGTGCTGGCCGACTATGCGGCGTTCCTGCACTCTCTGGTCGACATCTCCGGTCTGCGTCCGCTGCGCGTGGCCGTCGACGCCGGCAACGGAATGGCCGGCCATACCGCGCCGGCGGTGTTCGGATCGGTCGGCGCGATCACGCTGCTGCCGCTGTATTTCGAGCTGGACGGCAACTTCCCCAACCACGAGGCCAACCCGCTGGATCCGGCCAACCTCACCGATCTGCAGGCGTTCGTGCGCGAGCAGGGCGCCGACATCGGCCTGGCCTTCGACGGCGACGCCGACCGCTGCTTCGTGGTCGACGAGCGCGGCGAGCCGGTGTCCCCGTCGGCGGTGACCGGCTTGGTGGCCGCCCGCGAATTGGCCCGCGAGCCCGGCGCGACGGTGATCCACAACCTGATCACCTCGCATGCCGTGCCGGAACTGGTCACCGAGCGCGGCGGCACACCGCTGCGGTCGCGGGTCGGGCACTCCTACATCAAGGCGCTGATGGCCGAGACCGGGGCCATCTTCGGCGGGGAGCACTCGGCGCACTACTATTTCCGGGATTTCTGGGGCGCCGATTCGGGCATGCTGGCCGCCCTGCACGTGCTGGCGGCGCTCGGCGAACAGCAGCGGCCGCTGTCGGAGCTGACCGCCGACTACCAGCGTTACGCAGCGTCCGGCGAGATCAATTTCACGGTCTCCGATGCGCAGGCCTGTGTGGATGCGGTGGTCAGCTCGTTCGGTGACCAGGTGACCGTCGACCACCTCGACGGCGTGACCGTCGACCTGGGTGCGGGCAGCTGGTTCAACCTGCGCAGCTCCAACACCGAGCCGCTGCTGCGGCTCAATGTCGAGGCGCCCGACGCCGCCGCGGTGGACGCGGTGGTGGCCCAAGTCTCCGAACAGATCGCCCGGCAGGGCCAAGCCGTCACCGCCGCGGAGAAGTCGCGTCCGTGA